A genomic segment from Conger conger chromosome 2, fConCon1.1, whole genome shotgun sequence encodes:
- the LOC133122689 gene encoding TRIO and F-actin-binding protein-like isoform X1 → MTPDLLNFKKGWMSKLDEDGEWRKHWFVLTDTSLRYYRDSDAEEKDDPDGEICLQSCVNVSECDVDKNYGFLIETQEAMFTLSAVTSGIRKNWVEVITKTVLPSSSPDITQLPGGRSDKDTSLSRPLPSPRHSSRQTHGDSGETATPSPRPRDHAEPAPATATRGSPPTNDSEQEEGRCSRQQRRLEDRSRWFQSEASRKAAASSPWDSVVLKTGQAPPFLSEGDVEKRWAEFERQPLREAGSTPLTVTLGNHPDNEALEREAETLRQQLASLQGDGDADERGHCGPEAPWGRSLEVMERAHKQALEELQKQHDRELRELESEKEKLLREETQATARAMEALEKAHREELERELEKVRRQAGGDADTRAPHGEQQLETQSLQRELDDLSERYSQKCLELNRAEQSSAEREREISRREREMTQLRKENQVKDELQSRLTEEINRMRPSITGQGSEDTVSLSNHELSSCDLEMLLRVKENELQYLHRETSCLRDELHSLNKEKRSACDRYKEVYAELGRMKSRSEQEIEALKEHLKLAMAALQEGQQLENNLEH, encoded by the exons ATGACG CCTGACCTCCTTAACTTTAAGAAGGGATGGATGTCGAAGTTGGATGAGGATGGAGAG TGGAGGAAGCACTGGTTTGTTCTAACAGATACCAGCCTGAGGTACTACAGAGATTCAGATGCGGAGGAG AAAGATGACCCAGATGGAGAGATCTGCCTTCAGTCCTGTGtgaatgtttctgagtgtgATGTGGATAAGAACTATGGTTTTCTGATAGAG ACACAAGAGGCAATGTTCACTCTGTCAGCTGTGACCTCTGGAATCAGGAAGAACTGGGTTGAAGTTATTACAAAGACTGTACTGCCTAGCAGCTCCCCTGACAtcactca GCTGCCAGGTGGCAGGAGTGACAAGGacacctccctctcccgccCCCTGCCGTCCCCTCGCCATTCCTCCCGCCAGACGCACGGCGACTCTGGTGAGACGGCCACGCCCTCGCCACGTCCGCGCGACCACGCGGAACCGGCCCCGGCAACGGCGACTCGCGGCTCGCCGCCGACCAAtgacagtgagcaggaggaagGGCGCTGCAGCAGGCAGCAGAGGCGGCTGGAGGACAGGAGCAGGTGGTTTCAGTCGGAAGCCTCTAGAAAGGCCGCTGCCAGCAGCCCCTGGGACTCTGTGGTGCTGAAGACGGGCCAGGCTCCTCCGTTCCTGTCGGAGGGGGACGTTGAGAAGAGGTGGGCTGAGTTTGAGAGGCAGCCCCTGAGAGAGGCGGGGTCAACACCACTGACTGTAACCCTTGGAAACCACCCAGACAATGAGgcactggagagagag GCGGAGACTCTGAGGCAGCAGCTGGCGAGTCTGCAGGGCGATGGAGACGCAGATGAGCGTGGGCATTGTGGTCCTGAGGCCCCCTGGGGCCGTAGTCTGGAGGTGATGGAGAGGGCCCACAAACAAGCACTCGAGGAGCTGCAGAAGCAGCACGACAGGGAGCTGAGGGAGCTGGAGAGCGAGAAGGAGAAGCTACTGAGGGAGGAGACCCAGGCAACTGCCCGAG CAATGGAAGCATTGGAAaaggcacacagagaggagctggAGCGGGAGTTAGAGAAAGTGAGGAGGCAGGCAGGAGGGGATGCTGACACACGGGCCCCCCACGGAGAGCAGCA GTTAGAGACTCAGtccctgcagagagagctggATGACCTGTCTGAGAGGTACTCACAGAAGTGCCTGGAGCTCAACAGGGCTGAGCAGAGCAGTGccgagcgggagagggagatcagccgccgggagagagagatgactcAGCTGAGGAAGGAGAACCAGGTGAAAGAT GAGCTGCAGTCCCGCTTGACAGAGGAGATTAATCGCATGCGTCCTTCCATCACTGGTCAGGGATCAGAGGACACCGTCTCCTTAAGCAACCATGAACTCAGTTCCTGTGATCTGGAG ATGCTACTGCGAGTCAAAGAGAACGAGCTGCAGTACCTGCACAGGGAGACTAGCTGCTTGAGGGATGAATTGCATTCTCTCAATAAG GAGAAGCGGTCGGCTTGCGACCGATACAAGGAGGTGTACGCGGAGCTGGGCAGGATGAAGAGCCGCAGCGAGCAGGAGATCGAGGCCCTGAAGGAGCACCTGAAACTGGCCATGGCTGCTCTGCAGGAGGGACAGCAGCTGGAGAACAATCTGGAACATtga
- the LOC133122689 gene encoding TRIO and F-actin-binding protein-like isoform X2, translating into MTPDLLNFKKGWMSKLDEDGEWRKHWFVLTDTSLRYYRDSDAEEKDDPDGEICLQSCVNVSECDVDKNYGFLIETQEAMFTLSAVTSGIRKNWVEVITKTVLPSSSPDITQLPGGRSDKDTSLSRPLPSPRHSSRQTHGDSGETATPSPRPRDHAEPAPATATRGSPPTNDSEQEEGRCSRQQRRLEDRSRWFQSEASRKAAASSPWDSVVLKTGQAPPFLSEGDVEKRWAEFERQPLREAGSTPLTVTLGNHPDNEALEREAETLRQQLASLQGDGDADERGHCGPEAPWGRSLEVMERAHKQALEELQKQHDRELRELESEKEKLLREETQATARAMEALEKAHREELERELEKVRRQAGGDADTRAPHGEQQLETQSLQRELDDLSERYSQKCLELNRAEQSSAEREREISRREREMTQLRKENQELQSRLTEEINRMRPSITGQGSEDTVSLSNHELSSCDLEMLLRVKENELQYLHRETSCLRDELHSLNKEKRSACDRYKEVYAELGRMKSRSEQEIEALKEHLKLAMAALQEGQQLENNLEH; encoded by the exons ATGACG CCTGACCTCCTTAACTTTAAGAAGGGATGGATGTCGAAGTTGGATGAGGATGGAGAG TGGAGGAAGCACTGGTTTGTTCTAACAGATACCAGCCTGAGGTACTACAGAGATTCAGATGCGGAGGAG AAAGATGACCCAGATGGAGAGATCTGCCTTCAGTCCTGTGtgaatgtttctgagtgtgATGTGGATAAGAACTATGGTTTTCTGATAGAG ACACAAGAGGCAATGTTCACTCTGTCAGCTGTGACCTCTGGAATCAGGAAGAACTGGGTTGAAGTTATTACAAAGACTGTACTGCCTAGCAGCTCCCCTGACAtcactca GCTGCCAGGTGGCAGGAGTGACAAGGacacctccctctcccgccCCCTGCCGTCCCCTCGCCATTCCTCCCGCCAGACGCACGGCGACTCTGGTGAGACGGCCACGCCCTCGCCACGTCCGCGCGACCACGCGGAACCGGCCCCGGCAACGGCGACTCGCGGCTCGCCGCCGACCAAtgacagtgagcaggaggaagGGCGCTGCAGCAGGCAGCAGAGGCGGCTGGAGGACAGGAGCAGGTGGTTTCAGTCGGAAGCCTCTAGAAAGGCCGCTGCCAGCAGCCCCTGGGACTCTGTGGTGCTGAAGACGGGCCAGGCTCCTCCGTTCCTGTCGGAGGGGGACGTTGAGAAGAGGTGGGCTGAGTTTGAGAGGCAGCCCCTGAGAGAGGCGGGGTCAACACCACTGACTGTAACCCTTGGAAACCACCCAGACAATGAGgcactggagagagag GCGGAGACTCTGAGGCAGCAGCTGGCGAGTCTGCAGGGCGATGGAGACGCAGATGAGCGTGGGCATTGTGGTCCTGAGGCCCCCTGGGGCCGTAGTCTGGAGGTGATGGAGAGGGCCCACAAACAAGCACTCGAGGAGCTGCAGAAGCAGCACGACAGGGAGCTGAGGGAGCTGGAGAGCGAGAAGGAGAAGCTACTGAGGGAGGAGACCCAGGCAACTGCCCGAG CAATGGAAGCATTGGAAaaggcacacagagaggagctggAGCGGGAGTTAGAGAAAGTGAGGAGGCAGGCAGGAGGGGATGCTGACACACGGGCCCCCCACGGAGAGCAGCA GTTAGAGACTCAGtccctgcagagagagctggATGACCTGTCTGAGAGGTACTCACAGAAGTGCCTGGAGCTCAACAGGGCTGAGCAGAGCAGTGccgagcgggagagggagatcagccgccgggagagagagatgactcAGCTGAGGAAGGAGAACCAG GAGCTGCAGTCCCGCTTGACAGAGGAGATTAATCGCATGCGTCCTTCCATCACTGGTCAGGGATCAGAGGACACCGTCTCCTTAAGCAACCATGAACTCAGTTCCTGTGATCTGGAG ATGCTACTGCGAGTCAAAGAGAACGAGCTGCAGTACCTGCACAGGGAGACTAGCTGCTTGAGGGATGAATTGCATTCTCTCAATAAG GAGAAGCGGTCGGCTTGCGACCGATACAAGGAGGTGTACGCGGAGCTGGGCAGGATGAAGAGCCGCAGCGAGCAGGAGATCGAGGCCCTGAAGGAGCACCTGAAACTGGCCATGGCTGCTCTGCAGGAGGGACAGCAGCTGGAGAACAATCTGGAACATtga
- the smdt1b gene encoding single-pass membrane protein with aspartate-rich tail 1b: MAMASVACSLSRRFVLKNTGVFTRYTGVKCTGTKGLILFRNEVTTTSGAILPKPVKTSFGLTRMTIVVIPFLYVGTLISKNFAALLEEHDIFVPEDDDDDD; the protein is encoded by the exons ATGGCGATGGCGTCGGTTGCATGTAGCCTCTCACGGCGTTTTGTGTTGAAAAACACAGGGGTTTTCACCCGTTACACTGGCGTAAAATGCACCGGCACAAAGGGTTTGATTCTGTTTCGAAATGAAGTTACAACGACTTCGGGCGCCATTCTCCCTAAGCCTGTTAAA acctccTTTGGCCTTACCCGTATGACAATTGTCGTCATCCCCTTCCTGTATGTGGGCACACTGATCAGCAAGAACTTTGCCGCCCTGCTGGAAGAGCATGATATCTTTGTCCCTGAGGACGATGATGACGACGACTGA
- the LOC133122223 gene encoding putative RNA-binding protein Luc7-like 1 — protein sequence MSAQAQMRAMLDQLMGTGRDGDSMRQRIKFTDERVCKSHLLDSCPHDILSGTRMDLGECVKVHDLALRADYEIASKQQEYFFELDAAEHLQSFIADCDRRTELAKKRLAETQEEISAEVAAKAERVHELNEEIGKLLARAEQLGGEGNVDEAQQVLEKVEKTRAMKREAEDIYRNSMPASSFQQQKLRVCEVCSAYLGLHDNDRRLADHFGGKLHLGFIEIREKLDRLRKAVAEKQERMRMRRREERDRDEERERQREWELEREREREREREREREKERERERRRTRSRSGERYRDGGSSSSHRSRHHHSSRSREEGGEKDRERRHRHKDRHRSRSHSHRSKKKRDRSPPPREREHSPSLERGTERVAQAGPDFWREGDQMEKERSTSPDMARERDMPRERERSLSLERERQSSSEERESGEI from the exons ATGTCGGCTCAAGCGCAAATGCGAGCAATGCTGGACCAACTAATGGGCACCGGGAGAGATG GGGACAGCATGCGCCAGAGGATCAAGTTCACAGACGAAAGAGTATGCAAAAGTCACCTTCTTGATTCCTGTCCTCATGACATACTTTCTGGCACG CGCATGGACCTGGGGGAGTGCGTGAAAGTCCATGATCTGGCTCTCAGGGCCGACTACGAGATCGCTTCCAAGCAGCAGGAGTATTTCTTCGAGCTTGAC GCGGCGGAGCACCTTCAGTCCTTCATTGCCGACTGCGACAGGAGGACGGAACTGGCCAAGAAGCGCCTGGCCGAGACGCAGGAGGAGATCAGCGCCGAGGTGGCAGCCAAG GCGGAGCGAGTGCACGAGCTGAACGAGGAGATTGGGAAACTCCTGGCCCGGGCGGAGCAGCTGGGGGGCGAGGGGAACGTGGACGAGGCGCAGCAGGTGctggagaaggtggagaagACCCGCGCCatgaagagagaggcagag GATATATATAGAAACTCAATGCCAGCTTCCAGTTTCCAGCAGCAGAAACTCCGGGTCTGTGAAGTTTGCTCCGCCTACCTGGGTCTCCATGACAACGACCGCCGCCTTGCTGACCACTTTGGTGGGAAGCTGCACCTGGGCTTTATTGAGATCCGTGAGAAGCTGGATAGACTAAGG AAAGCAGTTGCTGAAAAGCAGGAGAGAATGCGAATGAGAAGACGGGAAGAACGAGATcgagatgaggagagagagagacagagggaatgggaactggagagagagagggagcgcgagagggagagagaacgtgagagggagaaagagagagaacgggagagGCGGAG GACACGGTCAAGAAGTGGAGAACGATACAg GGATGGTGGAAGCTCATCCTCCCATCGCTCTCGTCACCATCATTCCTCCCGTTCCCgagaagagggaggagagaaggatagagagaggaggcACAGGCACAAAGACAGACATCGTTCCCGTTCCCACTCCCACCGGAGCAAGAAGAAGAG GGACAGATCCCCACCCCCCCGGGAGAGGGAGCACTCCCCGTCCCTGGAGAGAGGGACCGAGAGAGTGGCGCAGGCAGGGCCGGACTTCTGGAGGGAGGGTGACCAGATGGAAAAGGAGAGGTCCACCTCACCGGACATGGCCAGGGAGAGGGACATGCCTCGGGAGAGAGAGCGGTCACTGTCActggaaagagagaggcagtcCAGCTCTGAAGAGAGAGAATCCGGGGAGATCTAG